One Vicia villosa cultivar HV-30 ecotype Madison, WI unplaced genomic scaffold, Vvil1.0 ctg.002327F_1_1, whole genome shotgun sequence genomic region harbors:
- the LOC131638535 gene encoding vacuolar cation/proton exchanger 2-like → MFAVKDKLDITIGVAVGSSTQISMFVIPFCVVVGWCMGKEMDLNFQLFETATLFITMLVVAFMMQEGTSNYFKGLMLILCYLIIAANFFVHVDPKSGE, encoded by the exons ATGTTTGCCGTAAAGGACAAGCTA GATATCACAATTGGAGTTGCTGTTGGATCATCAACCCAGATATCGATGTTTGTG ATCCCTTTCTGTGTGGTTGTTGGATGGTGCATGGGAAAAGAAATGGACTTGAATTTTCAACTCTTTGAGACTGCCACACTTTTTATCACTATGCTGGTAGTTGCATTTATGATGCAG GAAGGGACCTCAAACTATTTTAAAGGCTTAATGCTTATTCTATGCTATCTTATAATTGCTGCCAATTTTTTTGTACATGTCGACCCTAAAAGTGGTGAGTGA
- the LOC131638559 gene encoding uncharacterized protein LOC131638559 has product MSVLVNGSPTKEFVVEKGLSQGDPLSPFLFVLVIEGLAGLVRKLSENGTWRQVWDIKVVLKAFELVSGLGINYHKSKLIGINANNNFLDAASFVLSCKVEASKFLFLGIIIGCNPRRYSSWITLLSKMKKRLAGWKNRFLSLGGRITLLKSILSSLTIFNMSFYKMPVMVAKEFTRMQSSFLWG; this is encoded by the exons ATGTCCGTTTTAGTTAATGGTAGTCCGACGAAGGAGTTTGTTGTGGAGAAAGGTTTAAGTCAAGGGGATCCTTTATCGCCTTTCCTTTTTGTGTTGGTTATCGAGGGGCTTGCGGGTCTTGTTCGGAAGTTGTCTGAGAACG GTACTTGGAGACAAGTGTGGGATATTAAAGTGGTGTtgaaagcttttgagcttgtgtCGGGTCTTGGAATCAATTATCATAAGAGCAAATTGATTGGGATTAATGCGAATAATAATTTCTTAGATGCCGCTTCTTTTGTTCTTTCTTGTAAAGTGGAGGCTAGCAAATTTTTGTTTCTTGGGATCATTATTGGATGTAATCCAAGAAGATACTCTTCTTGGATAACTCTCTTGTCGAAGATGAAGAAGCGCCTAGCGGGTTGGAAAAACCGATTTCTTAGCTTGGGTGGTAGGATCACTCTCTTGAAATCCATTCTTAGCTCGCTCACTATTTTTAATATGTCTTTTTATAAGATGCCGGTTATGGTGGCCAAAGAATTTACTAGGATGCAAAGTAGTTTTCTTTGGGGATGA
- the LOC131638560 gene encoding putative F-box protein At5g55150 — translation MAFLSSAPFVILPFFNKETVYEDDDNNVHRNILVLFDDKYYKWNTIFNSHEGAWCVGSSNNFLMFIDNKGYPFLLNPSSNTFIHVPPFTSLLIQHANVPSYSYYVQFLRKSFISKAVLMSSPSPSQYTLAIMYDCPCRIAFCNNHNASWVELYDAKQFYSDIVFHNNILYALDEDGSIEGWDFFHQKVPRKILEVNYPTLILDKEQEIKFPIDKFSTKLYLVISKRDFLLIERFIGNFVHPNGEVVYEGSNLSDQVEICPYRTKHFNVYKLDLVMRNWEKVKFLEGEVIFVGANESKLIDASECDNKGNLIYFSDDRWEEINLHYLYGGHDWGVFNLQDSSVKLLTPYANKMDPPPIWMVPYSN, via the coding sequence ATGGCTTTTCTCTCATCGGCTCCATTTGTAATCCTTCCTTTTTTCAATAAAGAAACAGTTTATGAAGACGACGACAACAACGTTCATCGTAACATTCTCGTTCTCTTCGACGACAAATACTACAAGTGGAACACTATCTTCAACTCTCATGAAGGTGCTTGGTGTGTAGGCTCTTCAAACAATTTCTTGATGTTTATTGACAACAAAGGTTATCCTTTTCTTCTAAATCCATCTTCCAATACTTTTATTCATGTTCCACCTTTTACCTCCTTATTAATTCAACATGCAAATGTTCCCTCTTATTCTTATTATGTTCAATTCCTTCGCAAAAGCTTTATATCCAAAGCAGTATTGAtgtcttctccttctccttcacAATACACCCTTGCCATCATGTATGATTGTCCATGTAGGATTGCTTTTTGCAATAACCATAACGCTTCGTGGGTTGAACTCTATGATGCAAAACAATTTTACTCTGATATTGTGTTTCATAATAATATTCTTTATGCTTTGGATGAAGATGGATCTATTGAAGGGTGGGATTTTTTTCATCAGAAGGTCCCGAGAAAGATTTTGGAAGTTAATTATCCAACCTTAATTTTAGATAAGGAACAAGAGATAAAATTTCCAATTGATAAGTTTTCAACTAAACTTTATTTGGTAATATCCAAAAGAGATTTTTTGTTGATAGAAAGGTTCATTGGTAATTTCGTTCATCCTAACGGTGAGGTAGTTTATGAAGGAAGCAATCTATCAGATCAAGTTGAAATTTGTCCTTATAGAACAAAGCATTTTAATGTGTACAAACTTGACTTGGTGATGAGAAACTGGGAAAAAGTGAAGTTTTTAGAAGGTGAAGTTATATTTGTAGGTGCTAATGAGTCAAAGTTAATAGATGCCTCCGAATGTGATAACAAAGGAAATTTAATTTACTTTAGTGATGATAGATGGGAAGAGATAAATTTACACTATTTATATGGTGGACATGATTGGGGCGTTTTCAATCTTCAAGACTCAAGTGTCAAGCTCTTAACTCCTTATGCAAATAAAATGGATCCACCACCTATTTGGATGGTTCCTTATTCCAATTAA
- the LOC131638561 gene encoding probable protein S-acyltransferase 6 has translation MDDFPHHFGYSILILVIIHTIFVLIALLVTSGRDPGIVPRNWYPPVPQVNGESVSVDIEHNILACHLPQIKEVIINGTIVKAKHCDTCMLYRPPRCSHCSICDNCVERFDHHCSWVGQCIGLRNYRFYYVFVLSTMLLFLYIHGFCWLYIKRIQGLEEISIWKAMIKTPASIALIVYSFISVLLVGRLVVLHTYLIITNRTTYENIRYKYDPQVKCYNKGVIENFKEVFLSSIPPSKNNFRSKVSIPKELSESSSRRKGVDLRETYVDISRLLHIESMQAQVDSFLERSSKKLEINLEVFDEIHDRESNWIIDDGSNELGDNSTKISTLVEKLKEEEEDNL, from the exons ATGGATGATTTTCCTCATCACTTTGGATATTCAATACTGATTCTAGTTATTATTCACACAATTTTT GTTCTGATTGCCCTTCTAGTGACCTCAGGAAGAGATCCTGGCATAGTGCCTCGCAATTGGTATCCTCCGGTGCCACAAGTTAACGGCGAAAGTGTCAGTGTCGATATCGAACACAATATTCTAGCATGTCATTTACCACAAATCAAGGAAGTAATTATCAATGGTACAATTGTTAAAGCAAAACATTGTGATACCTGCATGCTATATAGACCTCCTCGTTGTTCTCATTGCTCAATATGCGATAATTGCGTGGAGCGATTCGATCATCACTGCTCATGGGTTGGTCAGTGTATTGGACTG CGAAATTATCGGTTTTACTACGTGTTTGTTTTGTCTACAATGCTTCTTTTCCTATATATTCATGGATTTTGCTGGCTCTACATCAAGAGGATCCAAGGCTTGGAAGAGATATCAATTTGGAAAGCAATGATCAAAACTCCTGCTTCCATTGCACTAATAGTATACTCCTTCATTTCTGTATTGTTAGTTGGAAGACTCGTTGTTCTTCATACATATCTAATCATCACAAATCGG ACTACTTATGAAAATATTAGATACAAGTATGATCCACAAGTCAAGTGTTATAACAAAGGGGTGATTGAGAATTTCAAAGAAGTGTTCTTATCTTCAATTCCtccatccaaaaacaatttcaggTCTAAAGTTTCAATTCCGAAAGAACTGTCAGAATCATCATCAAGACGAAAAGGTGTTGATTTAAGAGAAACATATGTGGATATTAGCAGGTTGCTTCATATAGAGAGCATGCAGGCACAAGTTGATTCCTTTCTAGAGCGAAGTAGCAAGAAATTAGAAATAAATCTTGAAGTTTTCGATGAGATACACGATAGGGAATCAAATTGGATCATTGATGATGGTAGTAATGAGCTTGGTGACAACTCAACAAAAATATCTACACTTGTAGAAAAactcaaagaagaagaagaagacaattTATAG